Proteins encoded by one window of Panicum virgatum strain AP13 chromosome 7N, P.virgatum_v5, whole genome shotgun sequence:
- the LOC120682367 gene encoding choline transporter protein 1-like, translating into MGGPLGAIIGRYPSAAAGGDDELGGGGAGIIHHNRRCRDIAFLVIFAAFWVAMIVNSSFGFNQGNPLRLTYELDYKGNICGDKLGDPNLHELDVRYWMNPNQVYQSGLKNSKVNLADAKAICLMECPNPAVDGLNFICDYPEGDIRLSVDDWINRDYDYFEFLTPDMRNSSLQLQGPCYPVIFPTVNVYWSCQFIARASNVSLKHWQQMGGVSIDENILIDKTVHKAIDSRSAVLKRYIADIGKSWPVFIVCGGILPVFLSVIWLLMIRYFVAAMTWITVVLFNVLVISVTMFCYIKAGWIGSDPLTVVIGESDPYVHISGREISHLHTVTIFMTAVMIIAFLSSIAIVRRILIATPVLKVAAKVIGEVQALIVFPLVPFFILAIFYMFWFAATLHLFSSGQVVRNDCNIDCCSYDLKLGKVNCDNCCGYSIHYTPHISIAILFHLFGCYWATQFFLACSSTVIAGSVASYYWARGEISHDIPFLTVVSSLKRLMRYSLGSVALGSLVVSIVEWVRFILECLRRKLKFVGSARESCFGKAASSSSECCLGCIDWTLKSVNRNAYIMIAITGKGFHKASVLATGLIMKNILRIGKVNVIGDVILFLGKLCVSLFCALFAFLMLDTHKYKSAHNKISSPLIPVLVTWALGYIVAKLFFAVVEMSIDTIILSFCQDAEEHQGNAHYAPPLLMETLDEQSDLQRLTQGP; encoded by the exons ATGGGAGGGCCCCTCGGCGCGATCATCGGCCGCTACCCGTCGGCGGCCGCTGGCGGGGACGACGAgctgggaggcggcggcgccggcattATACACCACAATCGCAGGTGCCGCGACATCGCTTTCCTCGTCATCTTTGCTGCCTTCTGGGTGGCCATGATCGTCAACTCCAGCTTCGGATTCAACCAGGGAAACCCGCTCAG GCTGACTTATGAACTGGACTACAAAGGGAACATTTGTGGCGACAAGCTTGGTGACCCAAATTTGCACGAGCTGGATGTTAGATATTGGATGAATCCGAACCAGGTCTACCAAAGTGGACTCAAGAACAGCAAGGTTAACCTGGCCGATGCCAAAGCAATCTGCCTTATGGAGTGCCCAAATCCAGCAGTAGATGGATTGAACTTTATTTGTGATTATCCAGAAGGGGACATTCGTCTCTCTGTTGATGATTGGATCAATAGGGACTACGACTATTTTGAGTTTCTCACACCAGACATGAGAAACAGCTCACTTCAGCTCCAAGGTCCATGCTACCCAGTCATATTTCCAACTGTAAATG TATATTGGAGCTGCCAATTTATTGCACGGGCATCCAATGTCTCTTTGAAGCACTGGCAGCAGATGGGTGGTGTCAGCATTGATGAAAATATTCTCATTGACAAAACAGTCCACAAGGCCATTGATTCAAGGTCTGCTGTATTAAAG AGATACATTGCAGACATTGGGAAATCATGGCCCGTATTTATTGTTTGTGGTGGAATTCTCCCTGTTTTCTTGTCGGTGATCTGGTTGCTTATGATTCGTTATTTCGTTGCTGCCATGACTTGGATAACTGTAGTTCTCTTCAATGTCCTTGTTATATCTGTAACAATGTTTTGTTACATTAAAG CTGGCTGGATAGGCAGTGACCCTTTAACTGTTGTCATTGGTGAAAGCGATCCATATGTTCACATAAGTGGGCGG GAAATAAGCCACCTTCATACTGTTACAATTTTCATGACAGCAGTGATGATCATTGCTTTCCTGTCCTCAATAGCTATTGTCCGCCGTATACTGATAGCAACACCTGTTTTAAAG GTTGCTGCAAAGGTCATTGGTGAAGTTCAGGCACTCATAGTTTTTCCGCTTGTGCCATTCTTTATCCTTGCTATATTTTATATGTTCTGGTTTGCTGCGACTCTCCACCTCTTCAGCTCAGGTCAAGTCGTACGCAATGATTGCAATATCGATTGCTGTTCATATGATCTGAAGTTGGGCAAAGTAAATTGTGATAACTGTTGTGGTTATAGCATCCATTACACCCCTCATATTAGCATTGCCATTCTATTCCACTTATTTGGCTGCTACTGGGCGACTCAATTCTTTCTCGCATGCTCTTCAACTGTGATTGCGGGATCGGTTGCTTCCTACTACTGGGCGCGTGGTGAAATATCG CATGATATACCATTTCTCACTGTAGTCTCTTCACTGAAGCGGCTGATGCGCTACAGCCTTGGATCTGTTGCTCTGGGTTCACTTGTTGTATCAATTGTTGAGTGGGTGCGTTTTATACTAGAATGCCTTCGTCGCAAGTTGAAGTTTGTTGGTTCTGCTCGGGAAAGCTGCTTTGGGAAAGCAGCATCTTCCTCTTCTGAATGCTGCCTAGGCTGCATAGATTGGACCCTCAAGTCAGTAAATCGAAATGCCTACATAATG ATTGCTATTACTGGGAAGGGTTTCCACAAAGCTTCTGTTCTCGCAACTGGATTGATAATGAAGAATATCCTGCGTATTGGAAAAGTCAATGTCATTGGAGATGTGATCCTCTTCCTAGGAAAACTGTGTGTGAGCCTTTTCTGTGCGCTTTTTGCCTTTCTGATGTTGGACACTCACAAGTACAAATCTGCGCACAACAAGATATCATCTCCACTGATCCCTGTACTG GTAACATGGGCCCTCGGTTACATAGTTGCAAAGCTCTTCTTTGCAGTGGTTGAGATGTCAATCGACACCATAATCCTCTCCTTCTGCCAGGACGCTGAAGAGCACCAAGGGAACGCGCATTACGCGCCCCCTCTTCTGATGGAAACTCTGGATGAACAGAGTGACTTGCAAAGACTAACTCAAGGACCATGA
- the LOC120682440 gene encoding acyl-CoA-binding domain-containing protein 4-like, with amino-acid sequence MAGDWQELGQAAAIGLLFAFLVAKLISTVIAFKEDNLRITRSPPASPTAAASRSPASPDIPVPADPPKPSHGGHVSSDGGSDSDWEGVESTELDEEFSAASAFVAASAASGTSVPEEAQLRLYGLYKIATEGPCTAPQPSALKLKARAKWNAWHKLGAMPTEEAMQEYIRIVDELFPNWAAGSSMKRKDEDSMASASGSKGPMGPVFSSLMYEEDEGNEAELDDIHVSAREGATDDILKHLTAGVDVNARDTEGRTPLHWAVDRGHLSAVEVLAKANADLNAKDNEGQTALHYAVVCEREDIAELLVKHRADLQIKDEDGNTARDLCPSSWSFMNQAN; translated from the exons aTGGCCGGGGACTGGCAGGAGCTGGGCCAGGCGGCCGCCATCGGCCTCCTCTTCGCCTTCCTCGTCGCCAAGCTCATCTCCACCGTCATCGCCTTCAAGGAGGACAACCTCCGCATCACGCGCTCCCCTCCGgcctcccccaccgccgccgcctcccgctcccCGGCGAGCCCGGACATCCCGGTCCCCGCGGATCCCCCGAAGCCCTCCCACGGAGGCCACGTCTccagcgacggcggcagcgacAGCGACTGGGAGGGCGTGGAGAGCACCGAGCTCGACGAGGAGttcagcgccgcctccgccttcgtcgcggcctccgccgcgtcaGGCACCAGCGTCCCCGAGGAGGCGCAGCTGCGGCTCTACGGGCTCTACAAGATCGCCACCGAGGGGCCCTGCACCGCGCCGCAGCCGTCCGCGCTCAAGCTCAAGGCCCGTGCCAAGTG GAATGCTTGGCATAAGCTGGGTGCTATGCCTACAGAAGAAGCTATGCAGGAGTACATCAGAATAGTTGATGAGCTATTCCCTAACTGGGCTGCCGGTTCAAGCATG AAAAGGAAAGACGAAGATAGCATGGCTTCTGCATCAGGTTCGAAGGGACCCATGGGACCTGTGTTTAGTAGTTTGATGTATGAGGAAGACGAAGGAAATGAAGC AGAACTTGATGACATCCATGTTTCAGCGAGGGAAGGAGCAACTGATGACATACTAAAGCATCTGACTGCTGGTGTGGATGTCAACGCGAGAG ATACTGAAGGTAGAACTCCATTGCACTGGGCTGTTGACCGTGGCCATCTAAGTGCTGTTGAAGTTCTTGCAAAAGCAAATGCAGATCTGAATGCTAAG GATAATGAAGGACAAACGGCACTTCACTATGCTGTTGTTTGTGAAAGAGAAGACATTGCAGAATTGCTCGTTAAGCATCGCGCTGATCTTCAGATCAAGGATGAGGATGGGAACACTGCACGTGACTTATGCCCTTCAAGCTGGTCTTTTATGAACCAGGCAAACTGA
- the LOC120680601 gene encoding glucan endo-1,3-beta-glucosidase-like, which produces MKLPTVVLVQILLPMLLSLSAIQGADAGGIGVNYGTRGTTLPPPADVARFLARDTLVDRVRLLDADPAVLQAFAGTGLAMDVTVPNGVVPRLVSLALARRWVRENVAPYARATNISRLLVGNEVTTEANRTLLLALVPAMRNLHTALVAATLHDRIKVSTTHSLGVLTTTEQPSAARFRDGYDTAIVKPLLRFLRATGAPFMVNAYPFYGLTSDTLDFALFRVNAGVMDEGSGLVYSNMLDAQLDAVHSAIRRLGFGDVDIAVTETGWPSAGEDWELGVGADLARDYNKKAIRHLGSGVGTPLMPNRTFEVSIFSLFDENLKPGPVSQRNFGLFRGDMTAVYDAGIFTSPETVVPVSTKVTPAAAGRRQWCVPKPGADEMMLQENIDFACGQEGVDCAAIRAGGVCYEPDTLQGHAAYAMNLYFQSNGQHAFDCDFGQTGLVTTADPSYGGCKFM; this is translated from the exons ATGAAGCTCCCCACCGTCGTCTTGGTCCAGATCCTCCTCCCAATGCTGCTCTCGCTTTCTGCTATCCAAG GCGCGGACGCCGGCGGCATCGGCGTCAACTACGGCACGCGGGGGACGACCCTCCCGCCGCCAGCCGACGTGGCGCGGTTCCTGGCCCGCGACACCCTCGTCGACCGCGTGAGGCTCCTGGACGCCGACCCGGCGGTGCTGCAAGCCTTCGCCGGCACCGGCCTCGCCATGGACGTGACGGTGCCCAACGGCGTGGTCCCGCGCCTCGTGAGCCTCGCCTTGGCGCGGCGGTGGGTGCGCGAGAACGTGGCGCCCTACGCGCGCGCCACCAACATCTCGCGGCTCCTCGTCGGCAACGAGGTGACCACCGAGGCCAACCGGACGCTGCTGCTGGCCCTCGTGCCGGCCATGCGGAACCTGCACACGGCGCTGGTGGCCGCGACCCTGCACGACCGGATCAAGGTCTCCACCACGCACTCGCTCGGGGTCCTGACCACGACAGAGCAGCCGTCGGCCGCCCGGTTCCGCGACGGCTACGACACGGCCATCGTGAAGCCGCTCCTCCGATTCCTCCGCGCGACGGGCGCGCCCTTCATGGTGAACGCGTACCCGTTCTACGGGCTCACCAGCGACACGCTGGACTTCGCCCTGTTCCGGGTGAACGCCGGCGTCATGGACGAGGGCTCCGGCCTCGTGTACAGCAACATGCTCGACGCGCAGCTGGACGCCGTGCACTCGGCGATCAGGCGGCTGGGCTTCGGCGACGTGGACATCGCCGTGACCGAGACCGGGTGGCCGTCGGCCGGGGAGGACTGGGAGCTCGGCGTGGGCGCGGACCTCGCCCGGGACTACAACAAGAAGGCCATCCGGCACCTCGGGTCCGGCGTCGGCACCCCGCTCATGCCCAACCGCACCTTCGAGGTCTCCATCTTCTCCCTCTTCGACGAGAACCTCAAGCCCGGGCCGGTTTCCCAGAGGAACTTCGGCCTGTTCCGTGGCGACATGACGGCGGTTTACGACGCCGGCATCTTTACTTCTCCGGAG ACCGTTGTGCCGGTGAGCACGAAagtgacgccggcggcggctggccggcggcAATGGTGCGTGCCCAAGCCGGGCGCGGACGAGATGATGCTGCAGGAGAACATCGACTTCGCGTGCGGGCAAGAGGGCGTCGACTGCGCGGCGATCCGGGCGGGCGGCGTCTGCTACGAGCCGGACACATTGCAGGGCCACGCGGCGTACGCTATGAACCTCTATTTCCAGTCCAATGGCCAGCACGCGTTTGACTGCGACTTTGGTCAGACCGGCCTTGTTACTACAGCTGACCCCA GTTACGGGGGATGCAAATTCATGTGA
- the LOC120683621 gene encoding 16 kDa phloem protein 2-like: protein MVHGKLEVLLVSAKGLEDTDFLNNMDPYVILTCRTQEQKSSVANGAGSDPEWNETFIFTVSDDTPQLSLKIMDSDVTNDDFVGEASIPLEAVFQEGSLPPTVHPVVKEEKYCGEIKLALTFTPAVETRRPDNEGTYSSWN, encoded by the exons ATGGTGCACGGGAAGCTGGAGGTTCTCCTTGTCTCTGCCAAGGGCCTTGAGGACACCGATTTCCTCA ATAACATGGACCCCTACGTGATCCTTACATGCCGCACCCAGGAGCAGAAAAGCAGCGTTGCAAATG GAGCAGGAAGTGACCCTGAATGGAACGAAACCTTCATCTTCACTGTCTCTGACGATACCCCGCAGCTTAGCCTCAAGATCATGGACAGCGACGTCACCAACGATGATTTCGTTGGTGAAGCAAG CATCCCGCTGGAGGCTGTGTTTCAGGAAGGCAGCCTTCCCCCGACAGTTCACCCAGTCGTCAAGGAGGAGAAATACTGTGGAGAGATCAAGCTTGCACTCACCTTCACTCCAGCAGTG GAAACTCGCCGCCCCGACAACGAGG